GCGGTTGGGAGGATGGTAGTGCGCCCTATGCTTGGTATGGGGTCGGTCGTGCTGGCCCCGATACTTCTTTTCTCCACGACTCTTGCCGACCAGCCGGTGTACACGAGCTCTCGAGGCTTGCCGCTGGACCCTTTCGACATGTCCAAGGGCGTCATCACCTACTCGGTGACAACCTCATGGGAGTTCGATGGCGGTGTGTCCAACCCCACGATCGTGGAGGGAGAGGCCCTAGGCTTCACTTGGGAGATCAGGTTCTCCATCTCTCAGCGAGGCGGCGCGGGCTTCATCCCTGCGATCGTGCTGAGAATGCCCGACGGTGTTTACACGCCTGGAGCACCCGTGTGGGGTCAGAACGGTGAGTGCTGGCTGGCGGTGATGGGCGACGCGGTGTTCGACTACGACCTGCCGTGGACAGTGGAGTCCGACAATGGCTTGGGTGTGGACCAGGAGCTGAGTGTCGGACCGGGTGAGATGATGGGCGAGATGTGGGCCATCGCTCACGCCGAGACCGTGTACGACCCGCGCGGCCTGGAATACTGCCGGAACTTCTATGGCGATGGCGGTTGGATCCGTGTACGTGGGTGGATCAGGGGGATGCGCATGCCAGACATGCCGATGCACGAGCACTTCGTGATAGATGGCATGTGGGGCCACATCGAGCCGCACGGTATGTGGGGCGAGGGGCAACGCTGCTTTCCCACAGGCATCGTGCCAGACCCCGACGCCTCGACAGCCCCGTGGGAAGGAGGCACTCTGTGGGCCCACGGCGGCAAGGGATATACGGATAACATGGCTTGGCGCTCTTTCAACGTGGTACCGGAACCGGGTTCTCTGGCAATCTTGTGCTTGGGCTTCGCGGCTCTCGGACTGAGAGGTAGGAAGCATGACACAAGCGGAACGAGAGGAACTGAACCGATGGCTTGACGCCATCTATGAGAAGGCGCTGGAGATGGGGCTCGACCCATTCCCGGTGCACTTCGAGGTGGTGCCGGATCATGTCATCTACGAGCTGGGGGCCTACGGGCTCCCGGCTCGATTCTCACACTGGACCTTCGGGCGGGACTACCACCGCATGAAGACCAGCTACGAGTACAACTTGACACGCATCTACGAGATTATCTTCAACACCGATCCTTCGCAGGCGTTCCTGTTGGACAGCAACTCGATGCTGAGCCACAAGCTCGTAGCGGCCCACTGTTATGGACACAGCGACTTCTTCAAGAACAACACCTACTTCCAGCATACGGACCGCAGTATGATCGAGCGTGCGCGCCTTCACGCGGAGCGTATTAGAAAATATCAGATGGAGCACGGCCCTGAGGTAGTTGAACGCTTCCTCGACGCCGCGATGAGCATCCAGGAGCACCTGGACCCGGCAAAAATGTCTCGGCCTAACGCGCAGCCAGTAGCGGAACCCAAAGAGAACGAGCAGCCTCCCCGAGGACCTTATGACGATATCTGGTATGTGGTGGAGGAGAAGCCTGCACCACCTGCTCGCGAGCAGCGATTCCCGCCGGAACCCGAGAAGGACCTACTACTCTTCCTGCGCGATTACGCCCGCGATCTCGAGCCGTGGCAGCGAGACTGCTTGGAGATCCTTCGCGACGAAATGTTGTACTTCCTGCCTCAGATGCGAACCAAGATCATGAACGAAGGTTGGGCATCCTACTGGCACGAGAAGATCCTGGAGTCCCTGCCACTTACATCGGAGGAGCATCTGGAGTTCCGTCGCATGCATAGTGCGGTGCTTTCTCCCGGGGGCAGCGTGCATCTGAATCCCTACTATGTGGGATACCAGATATTCAAGGACATCGAACGGCGCTGGAATGGAGAGCCAGACCCCGATGGTGAGCCGGAAGAAGACTGGTTGGGTAACACCATCGAGCGCCCGACCGGACAAGGACGGGAGAGGATCTTCCAGTCGCGTCTCGAGGACGACGACCAGAGCTTCCTGGGCAAGTACCTAACCGCCGGACTATGCAAGCGCATGGACCTCTTCACCTACAAAATGGAGGAGATCAACGGCGAGATGGTATGGGTGGTACAAGAGACCGATTGGCGGAAGGTGCGTGATGCGCTCGTGGCGCAAATGACGAACCTCGGCGCACCCTATGTCACCGTGGAGGATGGCGACTTCGAACACCGAGGTGAGTTGCTGCTGCGACACCACTACGACGGTCGCCCACTGGACTTCGACTATACCGCACGTACCCTGCGCAATCTCGCCTACATATGGGGCCGGCCGGTGCACGTGGATACCGTGTCGAATGACGAGCCGGTCCGCATTTCCTGCGACGGGGAGAACATTACGCAGACGGGGACGTAGTACACGGCCCTCCGGCCCAAAAGCGCCCTTCCACGGCTTGCTGCCGACTAACCTCCATCGGTCCCTCACCACTCGCAGCGGGCAGGAATGGACGGGATAGCCGGAGACGTCATGCTGCACGGCATAGCCGGAGACGTCATGCTG
This window of the Fimbriimonadia bacterium genome carries:
- a CDS encoding SpoVR family protein, which produces MTQAEREELNRWLDAIYEKALEMGLDPFPVHFEVVPDHVIYELGAYGLPARFSHWTFGRDYHRMKTSYEYNLTRIYEIIFNTDPSQAFLLDSNSMLSHKLVAAHCYGHSDFFKNNTYFQHTDRSMIERARLHAERIRKYQMEHGPEVVERFLDAAMSIQEHLDPAKMSRPNAQPVAEPKENEQPPRGPYDDIWYVVEEKPAPPAREQRFPPEPEKDLLLFLRDYARDLEPWQRDCLEILRDEMLYFLPQMRTKIMNEGWASYWHEKILESLPLTSEEHLEFRRMHSAVLSPGGSVHLNPYYVGYQIFKDIERRWNGEPDPDGEPEEDWLGNTIERPTGQGRERIFQSRLEDDDQSFLGKYLTAGLCKRMDLFTYKMEEINGEMVWVVQETDWRKVRDALVAQMTNLGAPYVTVEDGDFEHRGELLLRHHYDGRPLDFDYTARTLRNLAYIWGRPVHVDTVSNDEPVRISCDGENITQTGT
- a CDS encoding PEP-CTERM sorting domain-containing protein, whose protein sequence is MRPMLGMGSVVLAPILLFSTTLADQPVYTSSRGLPLDPFDMSKGVITYSVTTSWEFDGGVSNPTIVEGEALGFTWEIRFSISQRGGAGFIPAIVLRMPDGVYTPGAPVWGQNGECWLAVMGDAVFDYDLPWTVESDNGLGVDQELSVGPGEMMGEMWAIAHAETVYDPRGLEYCRNFYGDGGWIRVRGWIRGMRMPDMPMHEHFVIDGMWGHIEPHGMWGEGQRCFPTGIVPDPDASTAPWEGGTLWAHGGKGYTDNMAWRSFNVVPEPGSLAILCLGFAALGLRGRKHDTSGTRGTEPMA